The genomic segment TAAGACGAATTACAGCAATCCAGATCCGCACGAACACAGTCCCATTATGGTCGAAATCACCCAAACAGAACGCGAATCCGTCGAGTCCGAGACGACCGAGACCGAGCAGGCGACCGAAACATGTCCAGAGTGTGATGGTCGGCTCACCCACGACTCCGAACATGGCGAACGCGCCTGTAGCGAGTGTGGACTCGTCGTCGACGAAGACGAAATCGATCACGGCCCAGAATGGCGAGCTCATACGCAGAAAGAGCGCAACGAGAAGTCCCGTGTCGGTGCGCCCACAACCAATCTGATGCACGACAAGGGCCTCTCGACCAAGATCAGCTGGCAGGACAAAGACGCCTACGGCAACACGCTGAGTTCGCAAAAACGCCAGCAGATGCAGCGCCTCCGAACGTGGGACGAACGCTTTCGGACACGCAATCCCAAAGAACGCAGCCTCAAGCAAGCGCTCAGTGAAATCGAGCGGATGTCGAGTGCACTGGGACTGCCAAAATCCGTGCGTGAGACCGCAGGGGTGATCTACCGCCGTGCGCTCGAAGAGAACTTGCTTCCTGGCCGTTCTGTCGAAGGGGTCTCGACTGCCGCTCTGCATATTGCATCCCGGCAGGCCAATATCCCCCGATCACTCGACACCCTCACCGAAGTGTCACGGATTGGAAAACTCCCGATCACACGAACATACCAATATGTTGCTCGCGAGCTCGAGATCAACCTGCCGCCAGCAGACCCACTGGAGTATCTTCCGCGATTCGTGTCTGCTCTCGATCGATCCGACGAGGTCGAACGCCGAAGTCGCGAGCTGCTCGAAACAGTCAGCGAGGATGAGCCGAGCTATCTGAGCGGGAAAAATCCAGTCGGGCTGGCCGCCGCTGCGGTCTACGCTGGGTCGCTCCTCTGTAATGAGAAGGTCACACAGAAGGCCGTCGGCGAGGTCGCTGATATCTCTGAGGTCACGATCCGGAATCGATACAAGGAACTCCTCGAATTCCAGGATGACGTGCCAACACCATAGTTCGCCTGCCGAACAGCCCGGGCAGAGCTCAGCTGCTCACTGACAGGTAACTTGGTAGTAGTCAGTGAACTTTACATAATCTCCGTTCGAGAGCACGCTCTCAGGACATACAGACTCCTTAGCTGAGGTATCTTCGATCAGTTTCGGGAACTGTGCTTTGAATCCCTCATTCAGCTCGTCGTAATGGAAAATAGCCGCGTCGTCTGGGACGCTTTCCGTCTTTTCGACGTGGACTGTGCTCTTCATGGCTCCACCCACAGTGTTATTTTATATCATGGTAAATTTTAGCATTGGCGTAGTCTTTGCCACCCCACTCTCTCAAACTATTCGAAACTCCGCGTATACGATAGTTAGAAATATGACTGGTTCAGAGCAACGTTCAAATGGGATGGCGAAATACCTGTAAATGGAGTTTGACCCATGAGCGAAAATAACGAAAACTCCGAGCGCGAACATCCCGACCCAGGAGAGCTGAGAGACGAGATCACGGCCGAAGACTTCCCCTCCACCCCCGAAGAGATAGGTCTCGAACTGGATGGCATTCCTCCAGAGTTCAAGGAAGAGGAGGAACAGCCAGTCCGTGACGAGCCAGATGCAATCCTCGAAGAGAACCACGATCGCTGTCAGCCGGACCTGACCGACGTCATGAGTGGAGAATCGAGTCGGCTCCAGGATGGCAGTGGTCTGGACTGGCACGAACCACGCTCGCTCTACTGAGCAATTTTCCCTCCAACAGCCGATTTCAGCGCCCGGTCACGCACCCCCGTTCCCGTCTTTGAGTTGCGGATCCGAACGACACCCAGAGTGAGATGGATACACGAAATCGATATCGATGAGTGACGCAGAAGCTGGCACAGAAACCACGGACAGTCCTGCCAACAAAGAAGAGGCTCATGCTGGGCTCAGCAAGGGTTCGCCAAATCAAACAGGGTACTCGTCCAACGGCCCCGCGACAGACTGGCGGACGTACTTTCCCTACGAACAGCCCCGCAGTGCCCAGGTCGATGGCATCGAGAACGTCATCGAAACCGCCTCAGATCGAGGATACACCCTCCTCGAAGGGGCCTGTGGGACCGGCAAAACACTCGTCGCCCTGTGTGGTGGAATCCAGCTCGTTCGTGATCCGGACTCCCCCTACGAACGGTTGTTCTGTGTTACTCCAGTCAAGCAGCAGCTCCAAGCATTCGAGGACGACCTCCGGGCAATCAACCGTGCGCTCGACGATCGCGAGAACGATAGCGGCAACGGTAGCGACAACGACAGCGATATCGAGCCGGTGAGCGGGCTCACGCTGGTCGGCAAGGCTGATATCTGCTCGTACACCAACACGGACCGTATCGACGATCGAGTAATCTACGGTAAGTGCGAGGACCTCCGCGAACCCGTCCGCCGGGCTGCTCGATATGCTGACGACGGCCAGCGTGCGGTTCGCGAACTCGCCAACGACGCACGTCTCGATTCGCACAACACGAATACCAATACTACTACTCAGCAGCCCGTCGCAACCAACGACTGGACATCGCCCTACGCTCGACAGTTTCCCGAAACCGACCAAAGCGATACTTCGTACTGTCCATTCTACGCGAAATATCGCGCCGAGACGTTCGACGAGGATGACGGTGGCTACACACCAGAAGGGATGCTCACGCCCGACGACCTCGTTGCACAGGCCAGCAACGCAGGTCTCTGTCCCCATGCCGTGATGAGCGACAGCCTCCAGAACGCCGAGGTCCTCATCGGCAACTACTACCATCTCTTCGATCCGACGACGCTCGCCGCCATGACCGGCGAGCTGATCGACGACCAGACGCTGGTCGTCTGCGACGAGGCGCATATGCTCATTCCACGGGTGCGCGACCTGCTTTCAGATACTCTTACCCGTTCGACACTCTCCAATGCTATCTCCGAGATCGAAAATCGCGTCCTCGAACAGGATCAGCCGGGTGTCGACCGCA from the Halococcus salifodinae DSM 8989 genome contains:
- a CDS encoding transcription initiation factor IIB; protein product: MVEITQTERESVESETTETEQATETCPECDGRLTHDSEHGERACSECGLVVDEDEIDHGPEWRAHTQKERNEKSRVGAPTTNLMHDKGLSTKISWQDKDAYGNTLSSQKRQQMQRLRTWDERFRTRNPKERSLKQALSEIERMSSALGLPKSVRETAGVIYRRALEENLLPGRSVEGVSTAALHIASRQANIPRSLDTLTEVSRIGKLPITRTYQYVARELEINLPPADPLEYLPRFVSALDRSDEVERRSRELLETVSEDEPSYLSGKNPVGLAAAAVYAGSLLCNEKVTQKAVGEVADISEVTIRNRYKELLEFQDDVPTP